Genomic window (Accipiter gentilis chromosome 7, bAccGen1.1, whole genome shotgun sequence):
ACCTCATGTCACCACCAGTGCCCACCCATGCCAGCCCCAGCGCCCAGCGGTGCCCACTCACCTTGCAGCCGTGGGAGGAGATGATGCGCATGTCAGCAGGCACCCGGTCCCCCCCCTTCACCTCCACCAGGTCGCCCACCACCACGTTCTCTGCGTTGATCTGGATCTTCTCACCCTCGCGGATCACCAGCGCTTGCTGCCAGAGTGCAGGGCACCCTGAGGGACGCCTgggcacccccaccccacccggaACCCCTATGCCAAGCTGGGTGCCCACCTGGGGATCCTACCTGGGGCACCATGTTCTTGAAGGAGTCCATGATCTTGGAGCTTTTGGCCTCTTGGTAGTAGGAGAAGCAGCCGGTGACGATGACAACGGCGGCCAGCACCACCCCCAGGTACAGCTGGGACCCAGGCAGCACCTCAGCACCTGCCACCCCAGTGTGCAGGGTGGGATCCCCCAGGTGCCCCCCAGCGTGGAGTGTTAGGGAGGGGACCCCCGCGCCAGCCTGGCCCATTTGACCCCCACATCCAGACCCCCCAAGAGCTGGCACATGGTGGGAGTGGGCACGTACCTGTGCCCATCCTGCCCCTGAGCCCCCATCATACCTGTGCCCCCCAGGGTGCCTGTGCCCCCTCCAATGCTTGTGCACCCCAGTGTGCTTGTGCCCCTGCAATGCCTGTGCACTCCAGGGTGCTCATAAACCCCACGATGCCTGTGGCCCCTGAGATGCTCAGGGACCCCACAATGCCCGTGTGTGGCCCCCAGGGTGCCCTCACATTGTCATTGGAGGGCTCATCCTCCATGGCAGCCTGGATGCCGTAGGCCAGGAAGCAGAGGATGGCCCCGATCCAGAGGAGGATGGAGAAGCCCCCGAAGAGCTGCCGGCAGAACTTGACCCActcgggggtggtgggggggggcgtCAGGGCGTTGGGGCCGTCCTGCACCAGGATCTCAGCTGCCCGCGAGTTGGTCAGGCCCTGTGGGGTGGGAACACGCTGCCACTCGGGGCCGGGGGGACCCACGGGGACAGGAAGGGACAGGGGGTATGGCCAGGGGTAACTCATGGGGACAGGGTGCCGGGAGGGGGCAGGGGACATGGCTGGGTGTCACCCATGGGGACGGGGATGCAGGGTGCCAGGAGGGGATGGAGGGCACGGCCAGGAGCCACCCATGGGGACAGGAGGGATACGGGATGCTGCGCGGTGACAGGGGGCACGGCTGGCTGTCACCCACAGGGGGGGATGATGCTAGAGATGGCATCGagggtgggatgtggggacatctcACCCGGGACAGGTCCACCTGGTACTTCCTGCCCAGCTCATCCAGGGACAGCTTGTGGTCATCCTGCCAGGCACACATCACCCGCGTCACCCCAGCTGAGGTGGCATGGTCAGTCGTCTCAgctgtcatccccccccccggccccctcctcaCCAAGTTGACCTCCTTCTTCAgctcatccagctccttctccttctgcttcctcttgccGCCCCCATTTTCGGAGGTGGTGGCAGCAGGTGAGTACTCCCGGCCGGCCTGTGGGCGCAGGACCCCGTGGGCACGCTGGCACCACTGGTGCAGCTGGCACCGCCAGCGGCACGGCCCTCACCGTGGGCACGGGTATTACCATGGGCATGGATGTCACCGCCAGCATGGGGGTCACCGTGGCCACAGGCATCATCGAGGGTACGGGGCGTCACCGTGGGCATGGGGGGGACTGCAGGTACCAGTGGCAGCGTGGGCATGGGGGGCACTGCAGATGGGGGGGGAAGTGTCCCAGGTTGGGAGGGGTGCCATGGGTGGGGATGGCAGCAAGGGTGGGGGTGGCACTATGGCCATGAAGGTGGCactgtggctggggggggggttgtcacTGTGGTCACAAGGGCAACCCCAGGGCCATGGGGGTGGCACTGTGGTCGTGGGGGTGGCAGTGTCCCTGGGGCTGTAGGGGTGCCTCACTGTGGTCatgggggtgtccccagggccTTTGGGGGGGTCACTGTGGCCAAGGGGGTCCCCACAAGCTGGGGAGAGGAACACGCCACCAACACTAAGGGCGTCACGGAGATGCAGGGGTGCCActgcaggcaggggacaggcagccctgcccgctcTCCTTGTGAGGGGGGTGACACGGGTGCCCCAGACCCCCCCGCTGCCGGCAGCAGGGGgtcccccagggctggcagggcccGGTGGCACGTCcgtggcagctctgcctgccggGCCGGAGgttggcaggagcaggcaggagcaggcaggggccgggggggggtggcgggtgCCCCAgcgtggggccgggggggccagGGGGGCCGATGCGGTCATGGAAAACAGCCCCGGTGCCAAGAACAACGGCCGGGAACCGAGGGGTCGTGTTAccgcggggacggggacacggggggcACCCACACCCACCCCACGGGGCACCCCCAGGTGGGCGGCGCTCTGctgcctggccccccccccccccccagacactgGGGACCCCAGCCCCCCATGCGGGGACACTTTTGCTTTGCACGTGtggaggggggggtccccactTGAAGGGGCACcgcagggttttgggggggggggggcaagagggTGGCAcagggtggggtggtgggtgtcCTCAGCATTTCCCTAGGGACAGACTGCCAGGAGGGACAGCCGTGGGGGGGGCACCTAtgggggggacacccacggaGGGGGGCATCCCCTGTCCCACATCTTCCGGGGTCCCCCACCTTTGGGCCGGTGCCCAGGGGCCGGGGGGTCCCAGCGTGGGGGTGGGTCCCGGCCATGCCAGGCGGGACGGGGGGGCCCGGCGGGACAGGGGGTGCCGGGcgaggtgccagccctggctcAGGGCCCCCCCGCGGCCGTTGCCACGGCACCGGGGACCCTGGCGCTGAGCAGCTGGGGCCACGGGCACGGGGCCACGGGCACGGGTGGGGGATGGACACGGGGAGAGGGGTGTTCCTCCGCAGGGGCACCCTGgttccgtgcctcagtttccccaccgcGGGgaaccctttcccctccctccgcATTCCTTCCccgaagtgggggggggggggggggggagacccagGCATTTGGGCAGCTGCCCACCCGTGCCGGGGGTCACTCGGGGATGGGTGGCAGTGGGACCCCGAGGGGGAGAGTATGTGGGGTCCAGTGGCACCgagaggtggggggggtggcagtgggcccctgggggggtggggcggggggcgggggggggggctgcgggctgCAGGACGCCCGTGGgtgggtgctggtgctggggacagggCCGACGGGGAGAGAGCCCACGGGTGGCAGTGGGTGGGTACCCCGGGGGTGGGTGGCAGCTGGCGGCGGGTGGGTGATGTGGGTGCCCCGCGTGGGCGGGTGCCGGCTGGCGGCGGGTGGGTGTCCCGCGTGGGTGGGTGCCAGAGTCAGGTGCCTGGTGGCAGCAGGCGGGTGCCTGCAGGGGTGGGCGCTCCGGGGGTGGGTGGGCGTGGGGGTGCCCCGCGTGGGGGGGTGCCACGCGTGGGCGGGTGGCGGGGCAGCGGGCGCCCCGGGCCGCCCCTACTCACCCCTCTGCCCATGGCGCTGCCGTCGCTGCTCTCGGCCCGGGGCActcgggggcggcggcggcggcggcggccgagaaAAACCCTCCcgggccccgcccggcccggccccccccgcccccgcccccagccGGGCCTgcccccctcctcagccccccTCCGGGCCGGCCCCGGACCCCTTCCGGACCCCCTCTCCTGTTCCCCCCGTTATGTGGGGGACGGCCCCTCTTCCTGCCGCTCCCCCCCCCGGGCCGTGCTGGGGGTCTCCGGGCCCCTCCCGGTTTCAGCCTCCCCCCCCTCCGGAGGCGGCCgtgggacccaggcatccggggcGGTGGGGGGTCCCGGCCGAGCGCTGGGAACCCAGGTGTCCGGGCCAGGGGGTGCCCCCTCCTGACCCCCTCCCCCCGCGCTGGGGGGTGGCAAGAGACCCCGGCGTCCGGGCCCCCCACGCTGACCCCAcggcttggggcgggggggcggggggggggggggggcaggggctgccgggaTTCCTGggtccctccctgcagcccccccagagcAGGGGGTGACACCAGGGGGGCagtttgggcgggggggggggagctggtcTCCACCCCAGCGTGTCCCCAGTTCTCCCAGTGTGCTGCTGCCCCGGCCGGGGACGCTGGTGCCACCGGGCAGCAACCGGGAACGTGGGGACAGCTAAAATTAGCCGGGGAAAGGCCAGGGCCTGGGGACGgcagtgccgggggggggggctgtgcccagAGACAACTGTGCCCAAGGACCGGCTGTGCCCGAGGACTGCATGTGCCGGAGAACCGGCTGTGCCCGGGGATGCGGCTGTGCCCAGGGACAACTGTGCCTTCGGCCAACTGTTGCGCAGGGACGTGGCTGTGCCCAAGGGACCGGCTGTGCCTGGGGACACAGTTGTGGCTGTGGTAGCTGTGCCCGGGGCCACGGCTGTGCCCGGGGAACCGACTGTGCCTGCAGCCGACTGTGCCCGGGCTGGCTGTGCCCAGGGGACCGGCTGTGCCCAGGCTGGCTGTTCCTGGGGACACAGTTGTGCCCAGGGACGTGGCTGCGCCGGGGCAGTGCCCAGTGTCACGTcctgacacccccccacaccccctccggCTCCCCCTGTCCCTCCCACCGCCCcagtcctgccccacagctccagtgcccccagtgccacTCCAAGGTCCCCTCCCAgtagcgcccccccccccccctccccggccccccaggGTCCGGCTTAGTCGCCATGGCAACCATCAAGGGCGGCTCaagggcatgggggggggggcacggccgtGGGGCCCACAGCCCCCTGCACCAGTGCCACCAGTCTGCCCCAGTGCACCCAGcatccccacagcccagcctgcTGCACCAGTCCCTTGGTCCAGCCTCACGCTCCCAGCGTAACCCAGTGTCCCCAGTCTGCCCCAGTCCCAACAGTCCAGCCCTGCACACCCAAGGTAATCCAGTATCCCCAGTCTGGACCAGTCCCCCTCAGTCTGTGCCAGCGCCCCATCTGCCCCACTACCTTCCAGTCTGTCCCAGTACCACCTAGTTTGCCCATcttccccagcacctccctgtCATCCCAGTCtgtcccagtccccccagtctgCCCCAATATCCCCCAGTGTTCCCAGTTCATTCCAGTCCCCCCAGTCCATTCCAGTGCCCCCAGGccatcccagtccccccagtccaTTCCAGTCCCTTCAGTCcgtcccagtccccccagtcctcccagtccccccagtccaTTCCAGTCGGGGTTGGGCATGCCAAGGCcggttggggggggtgtgtgtttacCCAGGCTGTGCCCCCCGCTgacccccccccgctgccccccaagCTGAGCAAACAGATGACGCAGGCGCAGGCGCCACGTGCTGGGCCTCCACCCCGGCCCCacgggggacccaggcgtccggccCCCACCGTCCCCCCCAACCGGGGCAGCCCAGTCCTCCCAGTTGCCCCAGTTCCCTGCCGGAGGTGGCCGCGGTGACtggtgccccggggggggggggagggggggggaggggctggcgccacgcacacgcgtgtgcccctGCCCATGCGAGGACcgtgccccgccgccgccccgcgcagcTGCTGCCCGTGGGCGGGAGGAATGTGGCAgccggggggacacggggacgggcCGTGTCagtcccccccccgccgctcacTCCAACACGCGTGTGCAcgcaccccgcccccccccccccggccaacacGCGTGTGCACACACCCGCGGGGACCCGGGAGTCCTGGGGCGGGGGGCCCCGGCTGCGCCCCTCTGCCGGACCCGGGGTGGGGCGCGGGGACCCACGCGTCGTGGCTGGGGGGCAAGGAGGGagggcagctcctgcctcccccagacGTGGGCTAGCCactgccgcggggctgggggcggggctgggggcggggcggtgggcggGGACCGATGGGTGGGCGGGGTGTTCGGATCGGTTCCGTCCGCTTCCCCCAGAGCTGCCCCCCCCTccgctgctgggggggggccgtggggacGGGGTGGGGCGTGAGGGCTCGGTGCCCCGCCCACCGTAGCCGTCCCCATGTCCTTGGAGACCCCACCTGCCCACACTGGGGGTCCTCATGCCCACAGTGCTACGGGCCTTGCAGTGCATTGAGCAGGGGAGGGCACAGGGTGCGCGGTGCCACTCCTCActgtcccctctgtccctctTGCAGGTCCCTGTACCCACCCGTGCCCACCCCCAGGACACCCAGACCACGTCGTGAGCACCCACGGGGCGGTGGAGACGCTGGAGTGGGACAGTGTCCCCCCCCTTGGCCCCCCAAATCTtttgggggacacccatgggtgcctgGAGAGGTGCCACCTCTGTTTCCCCCCTTCACTAAAACACCATCATTTGGAGCTTGAGAGTCTTGTTAATGAAGCTACGTGACcaacccccgctcccccccccccgggcatcACCCCCATTTGGCCCTAGGTTGTACCCCTCACCCTGGGATTACTGCAGGCCTTACAATAATAACCTGGGAAGGAGTGGAAGCTCCGGGTtaagccagcacccccagggggGCAAAAATGCCGTGAGGGGGGTAATGTGCCATAGTCTGGAGCCGCCCCGTAATCCTCAAGGTAGGTGAACACTAATTCCTGCCTGGCATCACCTGTGGCAATGGGAGGGAGGGGCTCTGCCAATCCCCGTTTCATCCCAAATTCCCCAGTGGGGGCACTGGATTGGTACCCCCAAGCCCAGGCGCACGCCGAAAATTCAGCACCCCGCACCCCAAGACCACCACCgtcagaaggggggggggggcatttattaaaagaaagcacAGTGGGGAGCAGCCGGGTGCCCAGCACCCCCGCGCCCACCCGTGGCCCATCACCGCGCCTCAGGGCTGGCCAGGGTGCCATTGCTCTCCCGGGTGGTGTCAGGGTCCCCCCCTCCCTctgccgctgccgcctcctccaGCGGCTGGTCCAGGCGGCTGGGAATGGACCAGTAGAGGTGGGCATCGCGGCGGGCGGCTGCAGCTGCCAGCTGCCGCGCACTGCAGGCCGGGGTGGGCACCGGCACGGTCTGGTGGAAGCCCCCGTAGTCCACCTCGTAGAAGCCTTCCTCCAGGCTCAGCAGCGGGGTGAAGCGGTGGCCCCACAGCACCTCGTCCGCCAGGTATGAGCTCCGAGCCTGGCACGTCATCCCTGCGCCGGGCAGCCAGTGGGCACCCAGCCCAGGGGTGGGCTGGTGGGGTGCCCCCTGGCAATGGGGAGGTGCAAGGGGGCACCCTGACCCCGGCTGAGGATGGGGCGGGGCTGTGCTGCACACTTTGCGTGGGGTACCCTGATATCTGCAGCACCCAGTGCATGGAGGACCCCAATCTGTGCTGCCCCCGGTGCACAGGGGCACCCCAGTCCTGGTTGGGGGGGGGCTGTTTGTGAAGCACCCAGTGCAAGGGACACGCCTGTGAGCAGTGGACAGGCCAGGACATCACTGTCATTGGGGTCCCCTCCCCAAGCTCCTCATGGGGCCAGGCCAGGTGAAGGCTTTCCATGGGGGGGGAAGGGGCTACAGGGGAAGGCTATCGCCCCCTCACAAGTCCTGCGATGGGGTTATTCTGGGTGGGGGGACCCACATCCAGGCTGAGCTTGGGGGTGAGGGTGGATTTGGGGTCACCTCCCAGCCAGGACCAGGCAGAAACACACTGTGGACCACAGGGATGAGATGTCCCCATGCAGGTGAGATGTCCCCACAGAGATGATGTGTCCCCATGGTGATGTTCCCATGGAAATGAGGTGTCCCCATGAGGATGAAGTATTCCCATGGAGGTGTCTCCAGGGAGATGATGTGTCCCCACAGAGATGAGGTGTCCCCAAGCGCATCCCACCCCTCAGCCACCACTGGCATCCCCGTTACCTGTGGCCTCCACCATCCCCTCGAGGATGACGACAATCTCGAAATCGTCCTTCTCCAGCTGGTGCCGTGAGACGTCCCAGAAGGGGCTGCGCTCGTCGATCTCGTGGCTGATGATGAGGGGCGAGACGAGGAAAAGGCGGTCATCGCCTGTCTCAAAGCCTACGCTCAGGTCGGTCTGGTCCAGGGGGATGAACTCGCCCTCCTGCGTCTGCTTGGACTTGATGAGCTTGGCGCGGATGGAGGCCTCCACGATGTGTGAGTCCCGCAGGTCACCCACGCGAAACATCAGGCAGAGGCGGTCGTCCCGCAGGGAGACCACAGCATGGGAGGAGAAGACCAAGGTCTCAGCTCGTTTGTTGGGCTGGGAGATCTTCACAAACATGCAGCCCACCATGAAGGCATTGACCATGGAGCCCAGGAtggcctggagcagcagcagcacgatgCCCTCCGGACACTTGTCAGTAATGACGCGGTGGCCGTAGCCGATGGTGGTCTCCGTCTCGATGGAGAAGAGGAAGGCGGAGACGAAGCCGTTGAGGTTGTTGACGCAGGGCGTCCAGGCGTGGTCCTCCAGGTGGTCCAGGTCCCCTCGGCAGTAGGCGATGAACCACCAAATGAGACCGAAGAA
Coding sequences:
- the KCNJ9 gene encoding G protein-activated inward rectifier potassium channel 3, translated to MAQDNAAFCGVTEGVPGEAKPPPVPPRRRGAGARKRQRYVEKDGKCNVQHGNVRETYRYLTDIFTTLVDLKWRFSLLVFILAYAVTWLFFGLIWWFIAYCRGDLDHLEDHAWTPCVNNLNGFVSAFLFSIETETTIGYGHRVITDKCPEGIVLLLLQAILGSMVNAFMVGCMFVKISQPNKRAETLVFSSHAVVSLRDDRLCLMFRVGDLRDSHIVEASIRAKLIKSKQTQEGEFIPLDQTDLSVGFETGDDRLFLVSPLIISHEIDERSPFWDVSRHQLEKDDFEIVVILEGMVEATGMTCQARSSYLADEVLWGHRFTPLLSLEEGFYEVDYGGFHQTVPVPTPACSARQLAAAAARRDAHLYWSIPSRLDQPLEEAAAAEGGGDPDTTRESNGTLASPEAR